A window of Mucilaginibacter sp. PAMC 26640 contains these coding sequences:
- a CDS encoding HxlR family transcriptional regulator has translation MKVKAEIPECIQKCGVEYAFKRIGGKYKGRILWHLGLKTVLRYGELSRTLPDITTKMLTQTLRELEDDKLIIRKMYHEVPPKVEYSLSETGQELMPFIEHIHHWGKKQLENEI, from the coding sequence ATGAAAGTTAAAGCAGAAATTCCGGAATGTATACAAAAATGCGGTGTTGAATATGCTTTTAAGCGAATAGGCGGAAAATATAAGGGCCGCATTCTGTGGCATCTCGGTTTGAAAACCGTATTGCGTTATGGCGAATTGAGCAGGACCCTGCCTGACATTACTACTAAGATGCTGACTCAAACTTTAAGGGAATTGGAAGATGACAAATTGATCATTCGAAAGATGTACCACGAAGTCCCTCCTAAGGTTGAATACTCATTAAGTGAAACCGGGCAGGAGTTAATGCCTTTTATCGAGCATATACACCACTGGGGGAAGAAACAATTAGAAAATGAAATTTAA
- a CDS encoding cyclic nucleotide-binding protein: MDELINYLLLFGNLNQQQIELILSKCVQHELKRDEFYQEAGRTPKEFAFLVQGVLRVSYFNKKGDDITKYFLDENHFVVDLDSYNQKKPSPEYIQAVTDCTYITLSRQALEDLSMTISTWDEIMNKIISKALVEKVSKISMMMAEDATERYLNFFHRFPKLANRIPLAHLASYLGITQSSLSRIRRSVNS; encoded by the coding sequence ATGGACGAACTCATAAATTACTTACTCCTTTTTGGTAACCTTAACCAACAGCAGATCGAACTGATCCTAAGTAAATGTGTGCAGCATGAATTAAAAAGGGATGAATTCTACCAGGAGGCGGGTAGAACGCCCAAGGAATTTGCATTTCTTGTACAAGGCGTTTTACGGGTAAGTTATTTTAACAAAAAAGGAGATGACATCACGAAATATTTTCTGGATGAAAACCACTTTGTGGTTGACCTGGACAGTTACAACCAGAAAAAGCCGTCACCGGAATACATTCAGGCCGTTACGGACTGTACTTATATAACCTTGTCCCGCCAAGCCTTAGAAGATCTATCAATGACAATTAGCACCTGGGATGAGATCATGAACAAAATCATATCAAAGGCGCTTGTTGAGAAGGTCAGCAAGATCAGTATGATGATGGCGGAGGATGCTACCGAGCGGTATCTCAATTTTTTTCACCGTTTCCCAAAGCTTGCCAACCGGATACCGCTTGCCCACTTGGCTTCTTATTTGGGTATCACACAATCCTCATTAAGCAGGATCAGAAGGTCTGTCAACAGCTGA
- a CDS encoding NAD-dependent dehydratase, translating into MNIVITGSIGHIGRPLTQELVSKGHTVTVISSKAERSAEIEQLGAKAAIGTFQDVDFLMQAFKGADIVYLMEAWEGIGSIFDKELDFVGAFNKIGNNYKIAIERSGVKRIVHLSSIGAHTNKGTGSLYLHNSVENILKQLSDEVAIKFIRPPSFFTNTFRLLPTIKAKGAIINTYGGDKEEPWVSPIDIAFFIAEEMEKPFFGKTAYYVASEELSPNEVARIIGDAIGKPDLEWIVVPEEQMLKQMLDAGLNEFIANGFIAMQAAQGSGSLYEDFNLHRPEFGKTRLQDLTDEIAKIYHNL; encoded by the coding sequence ATGAACATCGTCATAACAGGCTCAATAGGCCATATCGGAAGACCGCTGACACAAGAGTTGGTCAGTAAGGGACATACCGTAACAGTTATCAGCAGTAAAGCAGAAAGAAGCGCAGAAATCGAGCAACTTGGAGCAAAGGCCGCCATAGGCACTTTTCAAGATGTTGATTTTTTAATGCAAGCTTTTAAAGGTGCAGATATCGTGTATCTCATGGAAGCATGGGAAGGCATCGGCAGCATCTTCGATAAAGAGTTGGATTTTGTAGGAGCCTTTAATAAGATCGGTAATAATTATAAAATAGCGATAGAACGATCAGGCGTAAAACGCATCGTGCATTTAAGCAGTATAGGTGCGCATACCAACAAAGGAACCGGTAGCCTTTACTTACACAACAGTGTCGAAAACATCTTAAAACAGCTGTCTGACGAAGTAGCTATTAAATTCATCAGGCCACCCAGCTTTTTCACCAATACATTTAGGCTGCTGCCAACCATCAAAGCCAAAGGAGCGATCATCAATACGTACGGTGGTGACAAAGAAGAACCATGGGTATCACCTATAGACATTGCTTTTTTTATTGCTGAAGAAATGGAAAAGCCGTTCTTTGGCAAAACGGCCTATTACGTAGCGAGTGAAGAATTATCGCCCAACGAAGTTGCGCGAATCATTGGTGATGCTATCGGAAAACCGGATCTGGAATGGATCGTGGTTCCGGAGGAACAAATGCTGAAGCAGATGCTTGATGCCGGATTAAATGAATTTATTGCGAATGGATTCATTGCTATGCAGGCCGCTCAGGGAAGCGGAAGTTTATACGAGGACTTTAACCTGCACAGACCGGAATTCGGTAAAACCAGGTTACAGGATCTTACAGACGAAATCGCTAAGATTTATCACAACTTATAA
- a CDS encoding AraC family transcriptional regulator: MKEVASIYKFDSLTDFHWVFGLAKPLHPLISFIDIADMKYIPGQLPASIIMDFYKIAYKPGLCGNAKYGQNYYDFGEGGLVFTAPNQVFESPNGSSTSGCLLLVHPDFFLSYALAKNISKYGFFSYAVNEALHLSDSERITIMSVFKILSEELNSRIDDFSQDVIVSQVELLLNYSNRFYKRQFITRKAAHVYVLQKLETILDDYFKNERSLQQGLPTVQYLSDQLNISASYLGDIMKSLTGLNAQQHIHHKLIEKAKEILSTSNLSVAEVAYQLGFEHPQSFSRLFKTKTNLSPLAFRQTFN; the protein is encoded by the coding sequence ATGAAAGAAGTTGCTTCGATATACAAATTTGATTCATTAACGGACTTTCACTGGGTGTTCGGGCTGGCTAAGCCCTTACACCCGCTGATCAGCTTTATCGATATTGCTGATATGAAATACATTCCAGGTCAGTTGCCTGCCTCTATAATAATGGATTTCTACAAGATCGCTTATAAACCTGGCCTGTGCGGTAACGCTAAATACGGCCAGAACTATTATGATTTTGGTGAAGGTGGATTGGTATTTACAGCGCCTAATCAGGTCTTTGAATCACCGAACGGAAGCTCCACTTCTGGCTGCCTGCTGCTGGTACATCCTGATTTCTTCTTGTCTTATGCGCTCGCAAAGAATATCAGTAAATATGGCTTTTTCTCCTACGCAGTCAACGAGGCCCTGCATTTGTCGGATTCTGAACGGATTACGATCATGTCGGTCTTCAAGATCTTGAGTGAAGAACTGAACAGCAGAATTGATGATTTCAGCCAGGATGTGATCGTCTCCCAGGTGGAGCTTCTACTCAATTACAGCAACCGTTTTTACAAACGCCAGTTCATTACCCGTAAAGCGGCACACGTCTATGTACTTCAGAAACTGGAAACTATCCTTGATGATTATTTTAAAAACGAAAGATCATTGCAGCAAGGATTACCAACTGTGCAATATCTCTCAGATCAATTAAATATTTCTGCAAGTTATCTGGGCGATATTATGAAATCATTAACAGGGCTGAACGCGCAGCAGCACATCCATCATAAGCTGATCGAAAAGGCTAAGGAGATCCTGTCCACCTCTAATTTATCTGTTGCTGAAGTTGCCTATCAGCTGGGTTTCGAACATCCGCAATCCTTCAGCCGCTTGTTCAAAACGAAAACTAACCTGTCACCATTAGCGTTCCGGCAAACGTTTAATTAA
- a CDS encoding MarR family transcriptional regulator, with the protein MDFYDNAGIKAIGSRLRMLTEKITEDAAAVYHLYDIELRPKWFPVFYALSQAEELTISRIAQQIRHSHPSVSKIVSEMTSHGLISEGNDKSDGRRNTVCLSEKGRAYQEKIQDQYQDVEYAIKAINDQANHDLWQAIQEWEFLLEQKSLLRRVTEQKKLRESSTVQIVNYESKYAPAFRSLNEQWISTYFKMEEADYKSLDDPEGYIIGKGGQIYVAVYRGKPVGVCALIRLQGREFDFELAKMAVDPAAQGKSIGWLLGSHALEQAKALGGKKVYLESNTSLKPAISLYHKLGFQKIVGHATPYERCNIQMAVTIGKLKNE; encoded by the coding sequence ATGGATTTTTATGATAACGCAGGTATTAAAGCGATCGGGAGCCGGCTGCGGATGTTGACGGAAAAGATAACAGAGGATGCGGCAGCGGTTTACCACTTATATGATATCGAGCTGCGGCCTAAATGGTTTCCGGTGTTCTACGCCTTGTCACAAGCAGAAGAGTTGACCATTAGCCGTATTGCGCAGCAAATCAGGCATTCTCACCCATCGGTGAGTAAGATCGTCAGCGAGATGACGAGCCATGGATTGATCAGCGAAGGAAACGACAAGTCGGACGGCAGGCGAAATACGGTATGCCTGAGTGAAAAAGGGCGTGCCTATCAGGAAAAAATACAGGATCAATATCAGGATGTAGAATATGCCATCAAAGCGATCAACGATCAGGCGAACCATGACCTTTGGCAGGCCATCCAAGAATGGGAGTTCTTGCTGGAACAAAAGTCATTGCTGCGCCGGGTAACCGAGCAAAAAAAGTTGCGGGAAAGTAGCACGGTGCAGATCGTCAATTATGAAAGTAAATACGCCCCGGCGTTCCGGTCTTTGAACGAGCAATGGATAAGCACGTATTTCAAAATGGAAGAGGCGGACTATAAGTCATTAGACGATCCGGAAGGTTACATTATCGGTAAAGGCGGGCAGATCTATGTCGCCGTTTATCGCGGAAAACCCGTCGGCGTTTGCGCGCTGATTCGGTTGCAGGGTCGTGAATTCGATTTTGAGTTGGCTAAAATGGCGGTTGATCCTGCCGCGCAGGGCAAAAGTATTGGTTGGCTTTTAGGTAGTCACGCGCTGGAACAGGCCAAGGCACTGGGTGGTAAAAAAGTGTACCTGGAAAGTAACACCAGCTTAAAACCCGCCATCAGTCTCTATCATAAACTGGGCTTTCAGAAGATCGTCGGACATGCTACTCCTTATGAAAGGTGCAATATTCAAATGGCGGTAACGATCGGTAAGCTCAAAAATGAATGA
- a CDS encoding pimeloyl-CoA dehydrogenase: MLTKIDNTIKYGKQHGGFGIQILYPGLIRPELYDTGLSTIGRIDHARITPGTLIPMHPHRDDEIITYLRSGRVKHLDSKCHTGIISNQNLMVMNAGASFYHEERVVPEGGVLEGLQIFIRPETAGLSPQVQFYDLPEIYSDTIWRKIAGKGDDYPLQIRSNTWLMDLRLEKGEEIILPEAPAENCTFLFYVFDGKINVNEAMALTTGESVLIENESPTFYAAETSDIILFVTQTDAVHFDGGMYSGNLHK, encoded by the coding sequence ATGCTGACCAAGATTGATAACACCATCAAGTATGGTAAACAACATGGCGGCTTTGGCATCCAGATTTTGTATCCGGGGCTCATCCGGCCCGAATTATACGATACCGGCTTGTCAACAATAGGAAGAATAGACCATGCCCGGATAACACCAGGCACACTCATCCCTATGCATCCCCATAGGGATGATGAAATAATTACCTATTTACGAAGTGGCCGGGTAAAACACTTAGACTCTAAATGCCACACAGGTATCATCTCCAATCAAAATTTAATGGTAATGAATGCGGGTGCCAGCTTTTATCACGAAGAAAGGGTGGTGCCGGAAGGCGGTGTTTTAGAAGGCTTGCAAATATTCATCAGGCCGGAGACGGCTGGACTATCACCGCAGGTTCAATTTTACGATTTGCCTGAAATTTACAGTGACACCATTTGGAGAAAAATAGCGGGCAAAGGCGACGATTACCCGTTGCAGATCAGAAGCAATACCTGGCTGATGGACTTGCGACTGGAAAAGGGCGAAGAGATCATCTTGCCCGAAGCACCAGCTGAAAATTGCACCTTCCTGTTTTATGTATTTGACGGAAAAATAAACGTCAATGAAGCCATGGCCCTTACTACAGGGGAAAGTGTCTTGATCGAAAATGAAAGTCCAACGTTTTATGCAGCGGAAACCAGTGACATCATCTTATTTGTAACCCAAACAGATGCGGTTCATTTTGACGGCGGCATGTATAGCGGCAATCTTCACAAATAA
- a CDS encoding alkene reductase, with translation MKLLEKTTLGKLTLKNSMVMSAMTRSRANQNGVVGEMTVQYYTQRAGAGLMFTEAIRISEEATGSPLTPGIYTAEQIAAWKKVTQAVHDNGGLIVAQLWHTGRAGHSVDRNGKLPLAPSALPITGAQHFTSQGPKDYETPQEITINEIRQTIADYGQAAKNALEAGFDGVELHAANGYLPSQFLAESANQRTDDYGGSIPNKARFVLEVMEELIRVVGGDKVGIKLSPFHPYGDMILDDPAGTYTYLVEELSKLNFAYVELMKRSPYFPSPAHYPADDEIDFFGSRIKQTVIANAGYDKVIAEAELEKGIAKLVSFGTLFLANPDLPKRFELDTELNQSDRATMFGGGDQGYIDYPFLDV, from the coding sequence ATGAAATTATTAGAGAAAACAACTTTAGGAAAGCTAACCTTAAAGAATAGCATGGTGATGTCGGCCATGACCAGGAGCCGTGCGAACCAAAACGGCGTGGTAGGCGAAATGACCGTTCAATACTATACGCAAAGAGCCGGTGCCGGGCTGATGTTTACTGAGGCCATCCGGATCAGTGAAGAAGCGACAGGCAGCCCATTAACTCCCGGAATTTATACCGCAGAACAGATCGCTGCCTGGAAAAAAGTCACTCAAGCCGTTCATGACAATGGTGGCTTGATCGTTGCCCAACTTTGGCATACCGGCCGTGCAGGACATTCTGTTGACCGGAACGGCAAATTGCCGCTGGCGCCATCTGCACTACCGATCACAGGCGCGCAGCATTTTACCTCACAAGGTCCAAAAGACTATGAAACACCTCAGGAGATCACTATTAACGAGATCCGGCAAACGATCGCTGATTACGGGCAGGCTGCCAAAAATGCGCTTGAGGCCGGATTTGACGGCGTTGAATTGCATGCGGCAAATGGTTATTTACCAAGCCAGTTTCTGGCGGAAAGTGCCAACCAAAGAACAGATGACTATGGTGGCAGTATTCCCAATAAAGCCCGTTTCGTGCTGGAGGTGATGGAGGAACTGATCAGGGTAGTTGGAGGTGATAAAGTCGGTATTAAACTTTCACCTTTTCACCCTTATGGAGATATGATTTTGGATGACCCTGCCGGAACCTACACTTATTTAGTTGAGGAATTAAGCAAACTGAACTTCGCTTATGTAGAACTGATGAAGCGCAGCCCATACTTTCCATCGCCTGCTCACTATCCCGCGGATGATGAAATAGATTTTTTCGGCAGTAGGATAAAGCAAACCGTTATTGCTAATGCAGGTTATGACAAAGTAATAGCCGAGGCAGAGTTGGAAAAAGGCATTGCTAAACTTGTATCTTTTGGGACACTATTTTTAGCCAATCCCGACTTGCCAAAACGTTTTGAGTTAGATACAGAACTCAATCAGTCTGACAGGGCCACTATGTTTGGCGGCGGGGACCAAGGCTATATTGATTATCCATTTTTGGATGTTTAA